The following proteins are co-located in the Solanum pennellii chromosome 1, SPENNV200 genome:
- the LOC107010039 gene encoding extra-large guanine nucleotide-binding protein 1-like, with the protein MAAILKSLFPVSSSKKEDNHEEFDVEYSFAEEYSGPPVSYDIPQVVPVDVHRIPTASVVATAAMLSRNLSLPVIEPIVKSDSKLIKNQKSKETDLESEYVENDHAYRGLDGIESSGTLGFSDSHDNSRELSGSSDVEDLVDECKEEVRFVSHPNSVALESEESILSSPDVALEVLSCEEAEDYADEIVGNQGCRNVVTFCETQSSDVSTDSDEEEPGMFPEKPIVSSDSKKCFRCHKGKRFNEREVCVACGAKYCIDCVLRAMGAMPEGRKCITCIGYRINESKRNSLGKCSAMLKRLLSKWQIDEIMELEKLCQANQLPPHLVSVNGKRLSLRELFDLQSCAYPPKKLRPGKYWYDKVSGLWGKEGHKPCQIISPQLAVGDIIKKDASKGNTNIVINNREITQLELYMLKLAGINCEGNVCFWLSADGSCQEEGMNNVVGKIWDKTTHKLLCHALRLPIPPVSTNSSGEEVGSGLDAGDPCSTVSKKLNKLLLAGCDQSGTSTLFKQAKIAYHVPFSEEEHQNITYTIQRNLYRYIAILLEGRERFEEEYRVEMRKKRLDEPGPSALPDLIEEEIEEENVYSISPRLKNFSDWLLQAMMLGNLEVIFPAATREYSAVVEELWKHKAFQATYQRRNELEMLPRVANYFLDHAVEISKVDYNPSDMDKLYAEGITSSNGVASMEFSFPNPTQDSYMETVDQHSSSMKYQLIRVHASCIGKNCKWLEMFEDVDLVIFCVSLTEYSEYLEDYNGFCTNKMMESKRLFENIVSHPAFAQKHCLLLLNKFDILEEIIEEFPLSECEWFQDFNPVISRHPNSKTNNNNPSLAQRAYHYIAVKFKRLYNSITERKLFVSQLTALEAESVDGALKYTREILKWDEERRKVMRDWTTESPEASTTLEASTTT; encoded by the exons CTGTTTCTTCCTCAAAAAAGGAGGATAATCATGAGGAGTTTGATGTAGAATACTCCTTTGCTGAGGAGTATTCTGGTCCTCCTGTTAGTTATGACATTCCTCAGGTGGTTCCGGTTGATGTACACCGGATTCCAACTGCCTCAGTAGTTGCTACTGCAGCTATGTTGAGTAGAAATTTGTCACTACCAGTTATTGAACCAATTGTCAAGAGTGATTCCAAATTAATCAAGAATCAGAAGTCAAAGGAGACTGATTTAGAATCAGAATATGTTGAGAATGATCATGCCTATAGAGGATTAGATGGAATTGAAAGTTCTGGTACCTTAGGATTTTCTGACAGTCATGATAACTCCCGAGAACTGTCAGGAAGTTCGGATGTTGAGGACTTGGTAGATGAATGCAAGGAAGAAGTAAGATTTGTGAGTCATCCGAATTCTGTTGCCTTAGAATCTGAGGAATCAATTTTGAGCTCTCCAGATGTTGCCTTAGAAGTATTGTCTTGTGAAGAAGCGGAGGATTATGCTGATGAAATTGTTGGCAACCAAGGTTGCAGAAATGTTGTAACTTTCTGTGAAACTCAATCAAGTGATGTTTCTACCGACAGTGATGAAGAGGAGCCAGGAATGTTTCCCGAAAAACCAATTGTAAGCAGTGATTCCAAGAAGTGTTTCCGATGTCATAAAGGGAAACGATTCAATGAGAGGGAAGTATGCGTAGCTTGTGGTGCAAAGTATTGTATCGATTGTGTGTTGAGAGCAATGGGGGCAATGCCGGAAGGAAGAAAGTGTATTACTTGCATTGGTTACCGTATTAATGAATCAAAGCGAAATTCTTTAGGCAAGTGTTCTGCAATGCTTAAGAGGCTGTTAAGTAAATGGCAAATTGATGAGATTATGGAATTGGAGAAGTTATGTCAAGCTAATCAGCTTCCACCCCATCTCGTGAGCGTGAATGGTAAACGTCTTTCCCTTAGAGAGTTGTTCGACTTGCAAAGCTGTGCATATCCACCAAAGAAGTTGAGACCAGGGAAGTACTGGTATGACAAGGTGTCTGGATTATGGGGAAAG GAGGGACATAAGCCCTGCCAGATAATTTCTCCCCAACTAGCTGTTGGTGATATAATTAAGAAAGATGCTAGCAAGGGAAACACAAATATTGTGATAAACAATCGAGAAATTACACAATTAGAGCTGTATATGTTGAAG CTGGCAGGAATAAACTGTGAAGGAAACGTTTGTTTTTGGCTCAGTGCTGACGGATCCTGCCAGGAAGAGGGCATGAACAATGTAGTTGGGAAAATATGGGACAAG ACTACACACAAGCTGCTTTGCCATGCTTTGAGATTGCCTATTCCTCCTGTGTCTACAAATTCTTCTGGTGAAGAAGTTGGAAGTGGATTGGATGCAGGTGACCCTTGCAGCACAGTTAGcaaaaaactaaataaactaCTTCTTGCTGGTTGTGATCAATCGGGAACAAGTACTCTGTTCAAACAG GCCAAAATTGCATATCACGTTCCTTTCTCAGAAGAAGAGCATCAGAACATTACATACACGATTCAAAGAAATTTGTATAGATATATTGCTATACTCCTCGAAGGACGTGAAAGATTTGAAGAGGAGTACCGTGTTGAAATGAGGAAAAAACGGCTTGATGAACCTGGCCCTTCAG CTCTTCCAGACCTgattgaagaagagattgaagAAGAGAATGTCTATTCCATCAGCCCTAGACTGAAAAACTTTTCAGATTGGCTTCTTCAAGCTATGATGTTAGGAAATTTGGAGGTCATTTTTCCTGCTGCCACTCGAGAGTACTCAGCCGTAGTTGAGGAGTTATGGAAGCATAAAGCATTTCAGGCCACGTATCAGCGGAGAAATGAGCTAGAAATGCTTCCTAGAGTGGCCAATTATTTCTTAGACCAT GCTGTTGAAATTTCTAAGGTAGATTACAACCCTTCTGATATGGATAAGTTATATGCTGAAGGAATTACTTCATCCAATGGTGTAGCGTCCATGGAATTTTCGTTCCCTAATCCAACTCAGGATAGTTACATGGAGACAGTTGatcaacattcgtcctcaatgAA GTACCAACTAATAAGAGTACACGCGAGCTGCATAGGGAAAAACTGCAAGTGGTTGGAGATGTTTGAAGATGTTGACCTTGTCATCTTTTGTGTTTCCTTGACGGAGTACAGCGAATATCTAGAGGATTACAATGGATTTTGCACAAACAAGATGATGGAAAGCAAGAGGCTCTTTGAGAACATCGTCAGTCATCCAGCTTTTGCCCAAAAACACTGCCTCTTACTATTGAACAAGTTTGACATACTAGAGGAAATAATTGAAGAATTTCCCCTTTCTGAATGTGAATGGTTTCAGGACTTCAATCCAGTGATCAGTCGTCATCCCAACAGcaaaaccaacaacaacaaccccTCGTTGGCTCAACGTGCTTATCATTACATAGCTGTGAAGTTTAAACGCCTATATAATTCCATCACAGAGCGAAAACTGTTTGTTTCACAGCTAACTGCTTTAGAGGCTGAAAGTGTTGATGGAGCTCTTAAATACACCAGGGAAATTCTTAAATGGGATGAAGAAAGGCGTAAAGTTATGCGCGATTGGACAACAGAAAGCCCTGAGGCTAGCACAACACTGGAGGCTAGCACAACTACATAG